The stretch of DNA TCACAAAACAGTAGAAGTATTGTAGCATATGTACTGTTCATTGACACCGTAGCAATTAGTTTCACATGTTGATTGTGAATCAAACGGCTGATAATATATCCAAAATCACAGCACTGATCATCTCTAACTTTTTTTCACAAAGTTAGAGAATCTTGGATACAAGAGAGTTGTTTTTAggtacatataaaaattaggaACAGATTCACATGTTGATTGTGAATCAAACGGCTGATAATATATCCAAAATCACAGCACTGATCATCTCTAACTTTTCTTCACAAAGTTAGAGAATCTTGGATACAAGAGAGTTGTTTTTAggtacatataaaaattaggaACAGATTTGTGAACCCGTTGGAGAGAAGTTTTCTAGCCTAATTCGCCAGATCTGTTTTAGAGGGtggttggagatgctcttagggcCATTTGATGCAAATTCAATGGTCAGATCATCTAAGATTTTGTTGACTAGAAACGTAAGGTGAATTGAATTTGTGTCCGGGTATTGTAACTACAAACCAAACCCTTGGTACAAAGAATAGATGATCTGCAGTTCTTATCTTGTACTAGGTAGATTAGTACAAACTGCATCTGATCTCAATCCTTAGCACATAGGCAGGAGGATGGGTGCCAAGTTCACCACAGCGGGTTTTGTCTGGACTCAAATTCTTGGATCCACCGGCGATCCATTTAGCGCACTCATCTTTTGGCTGTGCTTATACTtatcaaccaaaatttaaatttttaaccttaaatttgaagttagttttaaaattttttcattgtagattatttttcagttttgttttttaaatcactgagaacatatatatatatatatacatatatatatatataagttttattcacaaatcattttatgtttgcatatatgttgtttggtctTTTTCACTAAAAGCCAAAAGAAGACCTTGTAGAAAAATTTAGAGCCCAGACATATCTCATTATATGAATTAAGTGCTTGTTATGAAAATTTCGTATTCCAACCTATCAATAACCATCAAATTCTATTGGCCCGGCTAGTGGATCGGCCACTATAGCATTATGCAAATTAAGACATTTTACGGCTCTTTGAGAAAGTATCTTGATGCACTAATTttctttgtaaattattttacaaattgagaaatttgatagtatttgagaaaatacctcaaggtaccaactTCATATACCTAGAACCtacagtataaaaattttacactaatatGGTACCTGCTTATGTACAGTGTGCAaatttaattagtctataCCTCATCCAAGTGCAGgtaatttagagttaaaaaaaaatgagcgtTGCTTCACTCCAGCAGGAACGCGGTGCCAAATCTCAGCGGTTAAATATGCCTAATCGGACGGTGCACATGAAACGGTACCTTCAGTATAGATTTGCCCATAAAGTGGTACCGCAAGTGAAGAGAGTGGACAAAGGGTAATTTTGTAATTTCGTGTACCCTgacgaggcggcgacgacccaGGCCCAACAAGGAGGCGAGGGCAAGTGACCTAAGGAGAAGCCAGatgcgccgcccgccgccaaaCCACCAGGCACCAATCCAAGCCTTCTCCAGGTCACCGGCTTGCCATCGGACATCGCCTGGACTCCTCATCACCTCGTCGCCTTTGCCGGGTGTCGGGTCATCGCATCGGACGGCACGTCgcaggcgccggcgaggggctGGGGTACTGGGCGGTAGTGCGGTGACTTTCTTCCGCGTTGCATCAGAAAATTGGATTGGTAGTTGCTTTGTGGCTTGCGGGCGAGGGCGATGTTGCTTTACAGCTTAATTTCTTCCATGTTGCTGTTTGAAGTTTAATTTGGTCGTAAATTGATAGTGATTTGTAGTTTCTGTACAAGTTAGCTGCAGACTACAAAATGTGTTTCTGATGAAAGGCAAGTTTCCCTTATATCTATCCCTGGGCTGAACACAATCTCTGCGAATCTTTTAGTTGTTCAATTATTCTGTTTTTAATTGACAGTATCAGCTTGGCTCAGGATATTTTCTCCCATCGCACAGGCGGGGCTGCAATGGGAAGGAGAGGCTGAGTCAGCGGAGCgcagggaggaaaaaaatcgCCGGCGCGCGGAGGGAGAAGAAATTTCGGCGGCGCGCGAACGGAGTAAAGCAGCAGAGGTCAGAGGAGGATTAGTTTGCTTCCCAATCGTACCCCCGTACGATGGAGGGATGGATTTAATCCTGTATCATCCGGTACTTGGTATCCCCGGTACGACATGCTGGACGGGAGCAAACCTCCAAAAAAATTCGACTGATGAATGGTATAGCTGTCAACTGATAATAAAAGAACTAAACACAAGCACTGAAACGCACCATTTCTTCATGACACACTTTCAAGCTCTATATATGGAATGATGggagaaaatgaaaagaaaaaaaatggcatttACGCTGAAATTGAAATTTACATTACATACAATTTCTGTTCGTCTGAAGATCCCTAATTCATCGCACGGGTGAGACTTCGGAGGATTCGAGGTCATCATGACTTCTTTCCGGCGAAGGATCACCGGCAATGGTGATGGTGGCGGCAGTCTCACCATTCGCATCCGGACCCTGGCCATTGATGGCCACGGCGTcgacttcctcctcctcctcctcttcttcttcctcctcctcgccgaccacAGGGACAGCCGGCGCCGTGCCGTCGATCAGGCCGTCCCTGTGACGACGGCCGCCATTGCCCTCGGTGTAGAGCTTGAGCAGGTTGGCCAggtccggcgaggaggagaacACCGACCCGGGCAAGAAGTCCACCAGCGACTGGTAGTTGTTGttgctgccgtcgccgctcgtctCCACGCCGGCCGGCGCCTGCTGATCCGCGTCGTCGTGCCGCGTCACCGCCGGCAAGGGCGAGGTGGCGTggtccatggcggcggcggcggcctcgtaGAGCTGGGCCTTGACCCTGCACGCGTCGAGCTGCCGCTGCAGGCCGTGCTTCTCCGTCTCGGCCTCGTGGACGAGCTGCATGGCGAGCCGCACCGCCTCGCGGTCGAACTCCCCCTGCTCCTCCAGCTGCCGCTGGtactccgccgcctccgcgcccgcgcgccgctcgccgtcgagcTCCGCGCGCACCGCCTCCAGCTCCCGCCGCTGCGCCCGGAGCGCCGCGACGAGCCCGCCCACGGTCAGcggcgcgccgtcgcgccgcagCTCGGCCGGCAGGTCGTCGAGCGATTCTTGCCCGTcgtcccgcggcggcgcgcgcgccacGATGGGCGCGAGCTCGAAGAGGGACACGTAAGggtcttcgccgtcgccgtctgcATCGTCACCGGCGGAGCGCTGGTCGCCGACGTGGTCTCGCTCGCAGATCTCGCTGCCGATGGAGACGACGCGGCGGTGAGCCTCCATTCCTGCGGACATGCCCATCATCAAAAACCAATCTTTCTTGATGGCAGCTATTTAAGGGAGTTAATTTTCTTCATGATAAGCTGATAATGACCAGTTGTGCTTAAGTTCATGGATCAGGAAGCTACTGAGATTCTTTTAAACAGCCTAAATTTCACAAATGTTTAAATTCGCTTGAATTTTGATAAAACTGGCTCAAATTCAATCAAAACTAGTCTAAAAAATGAACCTCTTAGAAAGATTTCacccaagagagagagagagagagatctcGCCACATAAGAAGGCCTGCTTGGCAGAGCTCTTGCTCACATTCATCTTTTCATAATCAGTTATCCCTAGCAAATAGGGCTAAATATCACTCTCTTTATCTCGGCCactaatgatattttgatGAGAATCGTAGAAAAGAAACCATGCTTATGATGGAGATGGAATTACCTAATGAACTCTCAGATAACTCTAATCTCATTACAAGCTTTAGCATCAACTggatatttcttagaatttaAGCCCATTCATATTCAGGGATTCAGGATTTGAAATTTCGGACCCCCCTTCAAAACGAAACTGCATACCTATGGGAGATTTAAAAGTTCAGAACAATAGGCGGATCTGTTCCCAATACCTATGACAGATTTAAAAGTTTCATG from Oryza brachyantha chromosome 12, ObraRS2, whole genome shotgun sequence encodes:
- the LOC102703640 gene encoding myosin-binding protein 2-like, which gives rise to MVREFLAVVARAALQWALSSLLLANGAAFCLIAAAASWLRLPPPCLLCAGVHRLLCSASASSDAHSQERAAFRRLLCDAHVAAIAAAATPEPEKKQEQEQQQQRTRSASEQIEEEKRDGAEAENSDKHGGMEAHRRVVSIGSEICERDHVGDQRSAGDDADGDGEDPYVSLFELAPIVARAPPRDDGQESLDDLPAELRRDGAPLTVGGLVAALRAQRRELEAVRAELDGERRAGAEAAEYQRQLEEQGEFDREAVRLAMQLVHEAETEKHGLQRQLDACRVKAQLYEAAAAAMDHATSPLPAVTRHDDADQQAPAGVETSGDGSNNNYQSLVDFLPGSVFSSSPDLANLLKLYTEGNGGRRHRDGLIDGTAPAVPVVGEEEEEEEEEEEEVDAVAINGQGPDANGETAATITIAGDPSPERSHDDLESSEVSPVR